The Paenibacillus sp. FSL R7-0204 genome includes a region encoding these proteins:
- a CDS encoding restriction endonuclease subunit S, whose protein sequence is MSDNITKSSKIRFAGFTDAWEQRQLGDEFKKVNERNDGSFGKEHWISVAKMYFQDPEKVQSNNIDTRTYVMREGDIAFEGHPNAEFKFGRFVANDIGAGVVSELFPIYRHTCEYDNNYWKHAIQIERIMAPIFTKSITSSGNSSNKLDEKHFLRESIFVPSIEEQHKIGDLFKNLDNFITLHQRSYDKLVIVKKSMLEKMFPKDGADVPEIRFAGFTDAWEQRRLGEMLEKVSAPVELEKELMYKQIGIRSHGKGIFYKESVTGESIGNKRVFWVEPDSLILNIVFAWEQAVARTTEKEVGMIASHRFPMYRMKRELLDLDFIVHFFLTLKGKQLLESASPGGAGRNKTLGQKEFESLRLKLPSCDEQHKIGEFIDTLDDTITLHQRELELLKDMKKSLLQQMFV, encoded by the coding sequence ATGAGCGATAACATAACAAAATCATCTAAAATTAGATTTGCAGGATTTACGGATGCTTGGGAACAGCGTCAGTTAGGTGACGAGTTCAAGAAAGTCAATGAGCGTAACGATGGAAGCTTTGGTAAAGAACATTGGATTTCCGTTGCAAAGATGTACTTCCAAGACCCTGAGAAAGTTCAGTCTAACAATATTGATACTCGAACTTACGTTATGCGGGAAGGTGATATTGCATTTGAAGGTCATCCTAATGCTGAATTCAAGTTTGGTAGATTTGTAGCCAATGACATTGGCGCTGGTGTTGTTTCTGAGTTGTTTCCAATTTATCGTCACACGTGTGAATATGACAACAACTACTGGAAACACGCAATTCAAATTGAACGTATCATGGCCCCAATATTCACCAAGTCAATTACTTCATCTGGAAACTCGTCAAATAAGCTCGACGAGAAGCATTTTCTCAGAGAGTCAATCTTTGTGCCGTCTATTGAAGAACAGCACAAAATTGGTGATTTATTTAAAAACTTGGACAACTTTATCACCCTTCATCAGCGTAGTTATGACAAGTTGGTAATCGTGAAAAAATCCATGCTGGAAAAAATGTTTCCGAAAGATGGAGCCGATGTTCCTGAAATTCGCTTTGCAGGATTTACTGATGCTTGGGAACAGCGTAGGTTGGGGGAGATGCTTGAAAAGGTAAGCGCTCCAGTAGAATTAGAAAAAGAGCTGATGTACAAACAAATAGGTATTCGTTCGCATGGAAAAGGGATATTTTATAAAGAAAGTGTAACTGGAGAGTCGATAGGTAATAAACGTGTATTTTGGGTTGAGCCTGACTCTTTAATCCTAAACATCGTTTTTGCTTGGGAACAAGCGGTTGCTAGAACTACTGAAAAAGAAGTTGGTATGATAGCATCTCATAGATTTCCGATGTATAGGATGAAAAGAGAGTTATTAGACTTAGATTTCATCGTTCATTTTTTCTTAACTCTGAAGGGAAAACAACTACTGGAATCGGCCTCACCTGGTGGCGCAGGTAGGAATAAAACACTAGGTCAGAAAGAATTTGAGAGTTTACGATTGAAATTGCCGTCTTGTGATGAACAACATAAAATTGGTGAATTCATCGATACCCTCGACGACACTATCACCCTTCATCAGCGTGAGTTGGAACTGCTGAAGGATATGAAGAAGAGTCTACTTCAACAAATGTTTGTATAA
- a CDS encoding helix-turn-helix domain-containing protein, with product MRHRKEPPGDKNIIGTRVVAIRKAKKMKQKDFLARLQTFGLDISPTSLSRLEGQYRLVQDYEVVAIAKALEVSVGELLGEGG from the coding sequence ATGAGACATCGCAAAGAGCCCCCAGGTGACAAAAACATCATCGGGACCCGAGTCGTAGCTATTCGCAAAGCTAAGAAAATGAAGCAAAAGGATTTCCTTGCGAGGTTGCAAACCTTCGGTTTAGACATCAGCCCGACCAGTTTGTCAAGATTGGAAGGCCAATATCGGCTTGTGCAGGATTATGAAGTGGTTGCTATTGCGAAGGCGTTGGAGGTTTCGGTTGGGGAGTTGTTGGGTGAGGGTGGGTGA
- a CDS encoding type I restriction endonuclease subunit R — MKSQSELAFENEVVDYLTKIGGVKQWEYKKGIRTTEQLWDNFKMILEQNNRARLDEPLSVTEFNQVKKIITGIESPYHAGQFLYGVNGVSEIEVDLDNGKHVFLTVFDQAQVGGGNTVYQVVNQIKRPKVIDGKPDRRFDVTLLINGLPIIQIELKKALHSTTESLNQMEQYIAEKQYSGIFSTLQILIAMTQFDIRYMANTPLKSFNRAFAFNWQDEDNARPIRSWKTFADKALSIPMAHDLATRYMVLDGTKNKESIKVMRPYQVYATKRVLDKVRKFDFKCDDGKLGYIWHTTGSGKTITSFKTAWLASRLSNVDKVVFLVDRIALTNQTADAYKAYDPVAGFEGKTGVVGDTANISDLHRKLTKKSDKNIIVTSIQKMSRYVERDSFEALNERILFIVDEAHRSTGDGTENDGMLETIRKAIPNSAWVGYTGTPKFPETREIFGDILHAYTIKEAIADKNVLGFNVEFKETIEAPVDPTEDDIDDNVRGSVYDYSPEHVNLVVKDILDNWKKRSNDRKYNALFTVHVGGNKASTPRAMEYFDKFAEENANRPVEQRLKVAVSFSADTSNSIHQLKTNENLHRAIKVYNTLFGTVFDMTTVKAYTEDLARRLNKTADDGKYLDLVIVVDQLLTGFDAPGMNTLYIDRTLKGGNLIQAYSRTNRMHNLVDKPWGNVVNYRWPEQNEYEMNKAFAIYSNRASADEQLSLEDLKEGNEESGIISKPFSKVQAEMQEVIKKLGALTDDFVQLPPSEKAQDEVFDNLKEYNRLLSQLKQYTEDDYKNPVSAYDHPEEFYERLGITEEQEVILTTVIAGELKERRAKRENIDISQVNLSMIHIHDVTINYDYLIDLIARMADEVHANFMSKAEKTRDEIHIEIAKSDNEREKSKMRNFVSKIFSKEFEFDQYPAPRSVGKMNQAMDRAQKDTNILLVTNFIRTWGLDNSTKPKELESLIKRHRLGQEDMDKQGELTAIMNDARADYKEIADEKIAELSWVRYRIEFRKAFYEMADVIKKGE; from the coding sequence ATGAAAAGTCAATCGGAGTTGGCGTTCGAAAATGAAGTCGTCGATTATTTGACTAAAATCGGTGGCGTAAAACAATGGGAATACAAAAAAGGCATCAGAACAACCGAACAACTCTGGGATAACTTTAAAATGATCCTAGAACAAAACAATCGTGCCCGTTTAGATGAACCTTTGTCTGTCACTGAATTTAACCAGGTTAAGAAAATCATCACTGGTATTGAATCACCTTACCATGCTGGACAATTTTTGTATGGTGTTAATGGTGTTTCTGAAATTGAAGTTGACCTTGATAATGGTAAGCATGTTTTTCTGACAGTATTCGACCAAGCCCAAGTAGGTGGCGGGAACACTGTTTATCAAGTGGTAAATCAGATTAAAAGGCCAAAAGTTATAGATGGAAAGCCTGATCGTCGATTTGATGTAACGTTGCTCATTAATGGTTTGCCAATTATTCAAATTGAATTAAAGAAGGCACTTCATAGCACTACAGAATCCTTGAACCAGATGGAACAGTATATTGCTGAAAAACAATACAGTGGTATCTTTTCAACTTTGCAGATTCTAATCGCAATGACGCAGTTTGATATTCGTTATATGGCAAATACGCCACTCAAAAGCTTTAACCGAGCTTTTGCTTTTAACTGGCAAGACGAAGATAATGCTCGCCCTATTCGTTCGTGGAAGACGTTTGCGGATAAAGCATTATCAATACCAATGGCTCATGATTTGGCCACACGCTACATGGTATTAGACGGTACTAAAAACAAAGAAAGTATTAAAGTCATGCGTCCATATCAAGTCTATGCCACGAAGCGTGTGCTTGATAAAGTTAGAAAATTCGACTTTAAATGCGATGATGGTAAATTAGGATACATTTGGCATACCACAGGCTCAGGTAAGACAATCACAAGTTTTAAAACAGCGTGGCTTGCAAGTCGTCTGTCTAATGTAGATAAAGTTGTCTTTTTGGTTGACCGAATTGCTCTCACCAACCAAACAGCAGATGCCTATAAAGCTTATGATCCTGTTGCGGGTTTTGAAGGGAAAACGGGGGTGGTGGGTGACACAGCCAATATCTCAGACCTTCATCGCAAATTAACGAAGAAGAGCGATAAGAACATCATTGTGACAAGTATTCAAAAGATGTCGCGTTATGTAGAGCGAGATAGCTTCGAGGCACTGAATGAACGTATTCTTTTCATTGTTGATGAAGCCCACCGTTCAACTGGAGACGGTACCGAAAATGATGGTATGCTTGAAACGATCCGAAAAGCTATTCCTAATTCTGCCTGGGTAGGTTATACAGGGACACCAAAATTTCCTGAAACACGAGAGATCTTTGGTGATATTCTACATGCTTACACCATCAAAGAAGCAATTGCGGATAAAAACGTCTTAGGGTTTAACGTTGAATTTAAGGAAACAATCGAGGCTCCCGTGGATCCAACCGAAGATGATATCGATGATAATGTTCGTGGGAGTGTTTACGACTATAGTCCTGAACATGTAAATCTGGTAGTCAAGGACATATTGGATAACTGGAAGAAACGTTCAAATGACCGCAAGTATAATGCCTTGTTTACAGTCCACGTTGGAGGTAACAAAGCAAGTACGCCAAGAGCGATGGAATACTTCGATAAATTTGCTGAAGAAAATGCGAATCGTCCCGTAGAGCAACGATTAAAAGTTGCGGTGAGTTTCTCAGCAGATACATCTAATAGTATTCATCAACTAAAAACGAACGAGAACTTGCATAGAGCCATTAAAGTCTATAACACATTGTTTGGCACAGTTTTTGATATGACGACAGTTAAAGCTTACACAGAAGACTTAGCAAGGCGTCTTAACAAGACAGCTGATGATGGTAAGTATTTAGATTTGGTTATCGTTGTTGACCAACTATTAACCGGTTTTGATGCTCCAGGGATGAATACCCTCTATATTGACCGAACGCTTAAGGGGGGGAACTTGATTCAGGCATACTCACGTACAAACCGAATGCATAACCTTGTTGATAAGCCTTGGGGGAATGTCGTTAATTATCGTTGGCCAGAGCAAAACGAGTATGAAATGAATAAGGCTTTTGCTATCTATTCAAATCGTGCATCTGCAGATGAACAGCTTTCACTTGAAGATTTGAAAGAAGGTAATGAAGAGTCTGGTATCATTTCTAAACCATTTAGCAAGGTTCAAGCTGAGATGCAAGAAGTCATTAAGAAGCTTGGGGCGCTCACAGATGATTTTGTACAATTACCACCAAGTGAAAAAGCGCAGGATGAAGTCTTTGATAATTTGAAAGAGTATAATCGCTTGCTTAGTCAGTTGAAACAATATACCGAAGATGATTACAAAAATCCTGTTTCTGCTTATGATCATCCTGAAGAGTTCTATGAACGTTTAGGGATTACTGAGGAGCAGGAAGTCATTTTAACAACTGTCATCGCCGGTGAGTTGAAAGAACGACGTGCTAAGCGAGAAAACATCGATATTTCGCAAGTCAATCTCTCTATGATTCATATTCACGACGTTACCATCAACTATGACTACTTGATTGATTTAATTGCTCGAATGGCTGACGAAGTTCATGCGAACTTTATGTCTAAAGCAGAAAAAACACGTGATGAAATTCATATTGAAATCGCCAAGTCAGATAATGAAAGAGAAAAATCTAAGATGCGCAACTTTGTATCTAAAATTTTCTCAAAAGAGTTTGAATTTGATCAATATCCAGCACCTCGAAGTGTTGGAAAAATGAACCAAGCGATGGATAGAGCACAAAAGGATACGAATATTCTACTTGTAACGAACTTCATCCGTACTTGGGGACTTGATAACAGCACAAAACCTAAGGAACTTGAAAGCTTGATTAAGAGACACCGTTTAGGTCAAGAGGATATGGATAAACAAGGTGAGTTAACAGCAATCATGAATGACGCAAGAGCTGATTATAAAGAAATCGCAGATGAAAAGATTGCTGAATTATCTTGGGTACGATATCGCATTGAATTCCGTAAGGCATTTTATGAAATGGCTGATGTAATTAAGAAGGGTGAGTAG
- a CDS encoding nuclease-related domain-containing protein: MFEALKKLFRKSDPKPPQAVAHAPKAKPKVAPTRIGELGEYKINIQLDQLPKDCKFLSDLLLPNPKSRTGYAQIDHVVISPYCLFVIETKNYNGEIKGGRADQQWSVSNRYKMYNPLKQNYGHIKAIESLLKDVAAVKYISMISFTMRCRFSIDPELRKILSDELVVYDVELSEFISRKLISLKAETSEPPISAGQIQTIYDHLVQANITDVEIHKLHVQRIKGSKN; encoded by the coding sequence ATGTTTGAAGCACTAAAGAAACTCTTCCGAAAATCAGACCCTAAGCCACCACAGGCTGTGGCACACGCTCCAAAGGCTAAGCCCAAGGTTGCTCCTACCCGAATTGGTGAACTAGGCGAGTATAAAATTAACATTCAGCTTGATCAGCTTCCAAAGGATTGCAAATTCTTAAGCGATCTGCTGCTCCCTAATCCCAAATCTAGAACAGGCTACGCTCAGATTGATCATGTTGTTATATCTCCATATTGTCTATTTGTTATTGAGACGAAAAACTACAATGGAGAAATTAAAGGTGGCAGGGCGGATCAGCAATGGTCGGTGAGTAACCGGTACAAGATGTATAATCCGTTGAAGCAGAATTATGGGCATATCAAGGCCATTGAGAGTTTGCTGAAAGATGTAGCCGCCGTAAAATACATCTCTATGATTTCATTCACGATGAGATGTCGGTTCAGTATTGACCCTGAGCTGCGGAAGATCCTCTCGGATGAACTGGTTGTCTATGATGTGGAATTAAGCGAGTTTATCTCCAGGAAGCTGATCAGCTTGAAGGCGGAAACCTCTGAGCCTCCTATTTCTGCGGGGCAGATCCAAACTATATATGATCATCTGGTTCAAGCTAATATCACCGATGTCGAGATTCATAAACTTCATGTACAGAGAATAAAAGGGAGCAAGAATTAG
- a CDS encoding type I restriction-modification system subunit M gives MSNATVITSKLWEMANKLRGTMDASEYKNYILPFMFYRYLSENQDEYLKVNELEEFFEVKDDTEKEDYLEEISKGIGYAIDPAYTWDKIVSKIENHKIKASDFQDMFDSFNTNAKRNAIAEADFANVFSDVNLGDTRLGSSTNERAKALNDIVLMINEFTFKDDSGRDILGDVYEYLIGQFAANAGKKGGEFYTPHEVSEILARIVTVDAAGTGDQFRVYDPTMGSGSLLLTVQNELPNGNEEGSVEFYGQELNTTTYNLARMNLMMHGVNYRNMELKRADTLDADWPFAEKDGTQIPLKFDAVVSNPPYSQNWDTKDVDREKDTRFKGYGVAPASKADYAFVLHGLYHLDKAGTMAIVLPHGVLFRGASEGKIRKNIIDNNLLDTVIGLPSNLFYGTSIPTCVLVFKGREARKSKDILFIDASNEFEKGKNQNKLSPKNIDKIIETYSHREYVEKYAHVASLDEIKENDYNLNIPRYVDTFEEEEGISLSQVAQELVEVRAEIANSYDNLYELLNELKGTTDEAKEELSKFISLLGK, from the coding sequence ATGAGTAATGCAACAGTTATTACATCAAAGCTATGGGAAATGGCTAACAAATTGCGTGGGACGATGGATGCAAGCGAGTACAAGAACTATATTTTGCCATTTATGTTCTATCGCTACTTATCAGAAAATCAAGATGAATATTTAAAAGTCAATGAGTTGGAAGAGTTTTTCGAAGTGAAAGATGACACGGAAAAAGAAGATTACCTTGAAGAAATCAGTAAAGGTATCGGATATGCGATTGACCCAGCCTACACTTGGGACAAAATCGTATCAAAAATTGAAAATCACAAAATCAAAGCTAGTGACTTTCAAGACATGTTTGACTCATTCAATACAAATGCTAAACGTAACGCGATCGCAGAAGCGGACTTTGCTAACGTATTCTCAGATGTTAACCTCGGGGACACACGTCTTGGCTCAAGTACAAATGAACGTGCGAAGGCTTTGAATGATATCGTTTTGATGATTAACGAGTTCACTTTCAAAGATGATTCAGGACGTGACATTTTGGGTGACGTGTACGAGTATTTAATTGGACAGTTTGCTGCCAATGCTGGGAAAAAGGGTGGGGAATTCTATACACCTCATGAAGTTAGTGAAATTTTAGCGAGAATTGTTACGGTTGATGCAGCTGGTACTGGCGATCAATTCCGTGTATATGACCCTACAATGGGATCAGGTTCACTTCTTTTGACAGTTCAAAATGAATTGCCAAATGGTAATGAAGAAGGAAGCGTTGAGTTTTACGGTCAAGAGTTGAATACGACAACTTATAACTTGGCTCGTATGAACTTGATGATGCATGGGGTAAATTATCGCAATATGGAGTTGAAACGCGCAGACACACTTGATGCTGACTGGCCATTTGCTGAAAAAGATGGCACACAAATTCCTTTGAAGTTCGACGCGGTCGTATCAAACCCCCCATATTCTCAAAATTGGGATACAAAAGACGTTGATAGAGAAAAAGATACACGTTTTAAGGGTTATGGTGTAGCACCTGCATCTAAGGCAGATTATGCCTTTGTTCTTCATGGACTGTACCATTTAGATAAAGCTGGAACAATGGCTATCGTGTTGCCGCATGGGGTACTCTTCCGCGGTGCGTCTGAAGGTAAAATTCGTAAAAATATTATCGACAACAATCTATTAGATACTGTTATTGGTTTACCGTCTAACTTGTTTTATGGGACAAGCATTCCAACATGTGTGCTGGTGTTCAAAGGGCGTGAAGCTCGCAAAAGTAAAGATATTTTGTTTATCGATGCTTCAAATGAGTTTGAAAAAGGAAAGAACCAGAACAAACTTTCTCCTAAAAATATCGACAAAATTATTGAAACTTACAGTCACCGGGAATACGTTGAGAAATATGCTCATGTGGCATCTTTGGATGAAATCAAAGAAAATGATTACAATTTGAACATTCCACGTTATGTCGATACGTTTGAAGAAGAAGAAGGTATTTCACTTTCACAAGTGGCTCAAGAGTTGGTAGAAGTTAGAGCAGAAATTGCAAATTCATATGATAACTTGTATGAGTTATTGAATGAGTTGAAAGGGACTACCGATGAAGCCAAAGAAGAACTGAGCAAATTTATCAGTCTTTTAGGTAAATAA
- a CDS encoding DUF2971 domain-containing protein, which yields MSYTYEQMARRINGRSDMSIYLTHLTRRTDTQSEVDTLLQIIKEQVIRGSNGSGYIIGEDRAACFQDAPLHGISQNIIHENQYRKELGSKLRYDACGVSFSKQYVYLLGGRPCVYEKKEVAKKILPPEEWWRIVNFDMSDPLNIVDWTHEREWRVKGDFIFHHGYATVLLPHNSQYREFIDKVDKETLKALQGLVVLSRTI from the coding sequence GTGAGTTACACATATGAACAGATGGCTAGGAGAATTAATGGTAGATCAGACATGTCAATATATTTGACGCACCTCACTCGAAGAACAGACACTCAAAGTGAAGTTGATACTTTACTACAAATCATTAAGGAACAAGTTATACGAGGCAGTAACGGTAGTGGCTATATTATCGGAGAAGATAGAGCAGCATGTTTCCAAGATGCCCCATTACATGGAATAAGTCAGAATATCATTCACGAAAATCAGTATAGAAAAGAGTTGGGCTCAAAGTTAAGGTATGATGCATGCGGTGTTAGCTTTTCAAAGCAATATGTATATTTACTAGGCGGTCGTCCCTGCGTCTACGAGAAAAAAGAAGTGGCAAAGAAGATACTACCGCCGGAGGAATGGTGGAGAATAGTAAACTTTGACATGTCGGACCCTCTTAATATAGTTGATTGGACTCATGAAAGAGAGTGGAGAGTAAAAGGCGACTTTATTTTTCACCATGGTTACGCTACAGTATTACTTCCTCATAACTCGCAGTACAGAGAGTTTATTGACAAAGTGGATAAAGAAACCCTCAAGGCTTTACAGGGTTTGGTCGTATTATCTAGGACGATATAA